A genome region from Ligilactobacillus cholophilus includes the following:
- a CDS encoding VIT1/CCC1 transporter family protein — protein sequence MKDKMNEPRSAMGERLNVLRAGVLGSNDGILTVVGVLFSVAVVTPNRFTIFIAGLSDLLACAFSMASGEYASVSTQRDTEQVTVQEERKLLKTHRDDELNAVKEFYMKKGVSESTAAEIAADLLEKKPLETVVNVKHGLVLNEYMNPWNAAFSSLISAALGGIFPLAAMTLSPGVWMWPVTILAVCLSVSLTGYLSAKLGNGLVKVAVKRNLIVGIITMIIHYTLGLLI from the coding sequence ATGAAAGATAAAATGAATGAACCTCGTTCAGCTATGGGGGAACGCTTAAACGTTTTGCGAGCGGGAGTTCTAGGATCGAATGATGGTATTCTAACTGTTGTTGGAGTACTTTTTAGTGTTGCTGTAGTAACCCCAAATCGTTTTACAATTTTTATTGCAGGATTATCTGATTTACTAGCATGTGCATTTTCAATGGCATCAGGTGAATATGCTTCTGTAAGTACTCAACGTGATACTGAACAGGTTACAGTTCAAGAAGAACGAAAATTATTAAAAACGCATCGTGATGACGAATTGAATGCAGTTAAGGAATTTTATATGAAAAAGGGTGTTTCTGAGTCAACTGCAGCTGAAATTGCGGCTGATTTATTAGAGAAAAAACCTTTGGAAACAGTTGTAAATGTAAAGCATGGACTTGTTTTAAATGAATATATGAATCCATGGAATGCCGCTTTTTCATCATTGATTTCTGCAGCACTTGGAGGAATTTTTCCGCTTGCAGCTATGACATTAAGTCCAGGAGTATGGATGTGGCCAGTTACAATTTTAGCAGTCTGTTTATCAGTTTCGCTGACAGGATATTTGAGTGCTAAATTAGGAAATGGATTAGTAAAAGTTGCAGTAAAGCGTAATCTAATTGTTGGTATTATCACAATGATTATTCACTACACATTAGGTTTATTGATTTAA
- a CDS encoding glucose PTS transporter subunit IIA, translating to MTKKNVAILAPSDGKVIPLCATNDKVFASGTMGDGFGLQPIDVNKIQVVAPVSGKITMIASTKHAIGITTPNGLEVLIHMGIDTVKLNGDAFDIKCKVGENIKAGAPIAMMNLDIIKSHHLSDMILVIITNSTDKITALNISEKEVSVGDFVVDASIKDLKKKQKSKKNYDEMAKQIVQLVGGKQNISSVIHCITRLRFYLKDEKKAQTEKLKDVTGVIDVIKASGQYQVVIGNDVTNVFDAVMKQLGPLEAMDENQEVDTEKQNTNLVKRAFNELIGFITGSMSPVIGVIAASGIIKGILALLTLPQLGAILKPTSTIYLTISSIADSAFFFLPILVGYAAAKKLGSDPIVAAVIGGVLTYPQIIEWGKSFKTMFAIGNLNFEFLNYAYSIFPMIVAAWLAKIIGNWFKKHLPSYLQMIFNPLFTILIVSAITLVITGPVIQGAANGIANFINWLVQASGWLGGFVIGGLYQLLVIFGLHWGVVPLVAQQIAQTHQSALNAIISVTMVAQGAAVLAVAIKSKKSEMKELGFAAAISAFCGVTEPAIYGINLRFKKVFVSGLIGSAVGGLITGLMHGTMFGFTGSLIGFSSFFNPAHPTQLNSFYAFLISSIAAIIVSFLVTWFWGYKDNMKIGQKVKQKKAPGIE from the coding sequence ATGACAAAGAAAAATGTTGCAATTTTAGCACCCAGCGATGGAAAAGTAATTCCATTATGTGCAACTAATGATAAAGTTTTTGCGTCAGGAACAATGGGAGACGGTTTTGGTTTGCAACCAATTGATGTGAATAAAATTCAAGTGGTCGCACCTGTAAGTGGCAAAATAACGATGATTGCAAGTACTAAACACGCAATTGGAATTACTACACCAAATGGACTTGAAGTATTGATACATATGGGAATTGATACGGTTAAACTAAATGGTGATGCATTTGATATTAAATGCAAAGTAGGGGAAAACATCAAAGCTGGTGCTCCTATTGCGATGATGAATTTGGATATTATTAAGAGTCATCATTTATCAGACATGATTTTAGTTATTATTACAAATTCAACTGATAAAATTACTGCTCTTAATATTTCTGAAAAGGAAGTATCAGTGGGGGATTTTGTTGTTGATGCATCGATAAAAGACCTGAAAAAGAAACAAAAGTCTAAGAAAAATTATGATGAAATGGCCAAACAGATTGTTCAATTGGTCGGAGGAAAACAAAATATCTCAAGCGTAATCCATTGTATAACTCGATTGCGTTTTTATCTAAAAGATGAAAAGAAGGCACAAACTGAAAAATTAAAAGATGTCACAGGGGTTATTGACGTAATTAAGGCATCAGGTCAATATCAAGTAGTAATTGGTAATGATGTAACTAATGTATTTGATGCAGTTATGAAACAATTAGGCCCACTTGAAGCTATGGACGAAAATCAAGAAGTAGATACAGAAAAACAAAATACAAATTTAGTTAAACGTGCCTTTAATGAATTGATAGGTTTTATTACTGGATCAATGAGCCCGGTAATTGGAGTAATTGCTGCTTCTGGAATTATTAAGGGGATTTTAGCCTTATTAACTTTGCCTCAATTAGGAGCAATTTTAAAACCTACAAGTACTATTTATTTAACAATAAGTTCGATTGCTGATTCAGCATTCTTCTTTCTTCCAATATTAGTTGGTTATGCAGCTGCCAAGAAATTAGGTTCAGATCCAATTGTGGCTGCAGTTATTGGTGGAGTTTTAACATATCCTCAAATAATAGAATGGGGCAAATCGTTTAAAACGATGTTTGCAATTGGTAATCTAAATTTTGAATTTTTAAATTATGCTTACTCTATATTTCCAATGATTGTTGCAGCTTGGTTAGCTAAGATTATTGGAAATTGGTTCAAAAAGCATTTACCTAGTTATTTGCAAATGATTTTTAATCCATTGTTTACTATTTTGATTGTATCTGCGATCACTTTAGTTATTACAGGTCCAGTGATTCAAGGCGCAGCAAATGGTATTGCTAACTTTATTAATTGGTTAGTACAAGCATCAGGATGGCTTGGTGGATTTGTAATTGGTGGACTTTACCAACTATTAGTAATTTTTGGATTGCATTGGGGTGTTGTTCCATTAGTTGCTCAACAAATTGCTCAAACTCATCAAAGTGCTTTGAACGCAATCATTTCAGTTACAATGGTTGCTCAAGGCGCAGCAGTTTTAGCAGTTGCAATTAAATCCAAAAAGAGTGAAATGAAAGAATTAGGTTTTGCTGCTGCTATTTCTGCATTTTGTGGAGTAACAGAACCAGCAATATATGGAATTAATTTACGTTTTAAGAAAGTGTTTGTTTCTGGTTTAATTGGATCAGCAGTAGGTGGTTTGATTACAGGATTAATGCATGGAACAATGTTTGGATTTACTGGTTCATTAATTGGTTTTTCATCATTTTTCAATCCAGCACACCCAACACAATTAAATAGTTTCTATGCGTTTCTAATTTCAAGTATTGCAGCGATTATTGTCTCATTTTTAGTAACATGGTTCTGGGGATATAAAGATAATATGAAGATTGGTCAAAAAGTAAAACAAAAGAAGGCTCCAGGTATAGAATAA
- the treR gene encoding trehalose operon repressor gives MNKQDMIAQDLAEKIHHNLFCPGDYLPSENKLTQLYGTSRETVRNALTQLNDLGLIQKVQGKGSIVLDYKKFTLPISGIISFQELNQKLHMNAKTNVLNLLSDIPIPSYFVEHGVKQNQKNFFVERLRIIDDVPAVVDRDYLLNPPITQLPYSAAANSLYNYIENTLNLEISYANKEITIEQADDEIAQLLELSGDKLVVLVRSMSFLADTTLFQLTESYHRPDKFKFSDFARRQKIQLK, from the coding sequence ATGAATAAGCAAGATATGATTGCACAAGACCTAGCAGAAAAAATCCATCATAATTTATTTTGTCCAGGTGATTATTTACCTAGTGAAAATAAATTAACACAGTTGTATGGTACTTCGCGTGAAACTGTTCGAAATGCACTTACTCAGCTTAATGATTTAGGTTTAATCCAAAAAGTTCAAGGTAAAGGGTCAATTGTACTTGATTATAAAAAATTTACTTTACCAATTTCAGGAATTATCAGTTTTCAAGAACTGAATCAAAAATTACATATGAATGCTAAAACAAATGTTTTGAATTTGCTTTCAGATATTCCCATTCCATCATATTTCGTGGAACATGGAGTTAAGCAAAATCAAAAAAACTTTTTTGTGGAGCGTTTAAGAATAATAGATGATGTTCCTGCTGTTGTAGATCGTGATTATTTATTAAATCCACCAATTACTCAATTGCCCTATTCTGCCGCAGCGAATTCTTTGTATAATTACATTGAAAATACATTAAACTTAGAGATTTCATATGCCAATAAAGAAATTACTATTGAACAAGCCGATGACGAAATTGCACAACTATTAGAATTATCGGGAGATAAATTGGTTGTTCTAGTTCGGAGTATGTCTTTTTTAGCAGATACTACTTTATTTCAGTTAACTGAATCATACCACCGTCCTGATAAATTTAAATTTAGTGATTTTGCACGTCGCCAAAAAATTCAATTGAAATAG
- the trpS gene encoding tryptophan--tRNA ligase, whose amino-acid sequence MTEKPIILTGDRPTGKLHIGHYVGSLKNRVTMQNSGKYIPFIMIADQQALTDNARDPEKIRNSLIEVALDYLAVGIDPEKSTIFVQSQIPALAELNLYYLNLVTVSRLERNPTVKAEIQQKKFERSIPAGFFTYPVSQAADITAFKAKYVPVGDDQEPMLEQTREIVRSFNSIYGEVLVEPEGIFPPKGMGRIPGLDGNAKMSKSLGNAIYLSDDSDTLRKKVMSMYTDPNHIHVEDPGKVEGNMVFTYLDIFDPDKEKVAELKEQYQHGGLGDVKIKRYLNEVLENELGPIRERRAEFAKDIPAVYEMLKKGSAHANEVANQTLEEVRHAIGVDYFG is encoded by the coding sequence ATGACAGAAAAACCTATAATTTTAACTGGTGATCGTCCCACTGGAAAACTACACATCGGTCATTATGTTGGCTCATTAAAAAACCGTGTGACAATGCAAAATTCAGGTAAGTATATTCCATTTATCATGATTGCGGATCAACAAGCGTTGACAGATAATGCACGTGATCCTGAAAAAATCCGCAATTCACTTATTGAAGTGGCTTTAGATTATTTAGCAGTAGGAATTGACCCTGAAAAATCAACGATTTTTGTTCAATCACAAATTCCAGCTTTAGCAGAATTGAACTTATACTATTTAAACTTAGTAACTGTTTCTCGTTTGGAAAGAAATCCAACCGTTAAAGCTGAAATTCAACAAAAGAAATTTGAACGTTCAATTCCAGCTGGATTCTTTACATATCCAGTAAGTCAAGCAGCTGATATCACAGCATTTAAAGCAAAATATGTACCAGTTGGCGATGATCAAGAACCAATGCTTGAACAAACTCGTGAAATTGTGCGGAGTTTTAACTCAATTTATGGTGAAGTTTTAGTAGAACCAGAAGGAATCTTCCCACCTAAGGGAATGGGACGAATCCCAGGTTTAGATGGAAATGCTAAAATGAGTAAATCATTAGGAAATGCAATTTATTTATCTGATGATTCTGATACATTGCGGAAAAAGGTTATGTCAATGTATACAGATCCAAACCATATTCATGTTGAAGATCCAGGTAAGGTAGAAGGAAATATGGTCTTTACTTATCTTGATATTTTTGATCCAGATAAAGAAAAGGTTGCTGAATTAAAGGAACAATATCAACATGGTGGTTTAGGTGATGTGAAAATTAAGCGTTACTTAAATGAAGTATTAGAAAATGAACTTGGACCAATTCGTGAACGTCGTGCTGAATTTGCTAAAGATATTCCAGCGGTTTACGAAATGTTGAAAAAGGGAAGCGCACATGCAAATGAAGTCGCTAACCAAACATTAGAAGAAGTAAGACACGCAATTGGCGTTGATTACTTTGGATAA
- a CDS encoding NAD-dependent protein deacylase has product MSMLNDEIQNAKKVVFLTGAGVSTASGIPDYRSKQGIYANGKSPEYMLSHDCLMNEPEAFHDFVVKNLYFPDAKPNVIHRKMAALANEGKAIVITQNVDNLYRKAGIDPTKLIEFHGNLYDVYCQKCKQNVDWHEFIKDIHHQNCGGILRSHVVLYDEGIDPQNITKSIQALRSADLIVIVGTSFVVYPFAGLLQYRNPHSKVIAINKEPINIPSNGMMIVNDAVKEFAQVTD; this is encoded by the coding sequence ATGTCAATGTTAAATGATGAAATTCAAAATGCTAAAAAAGTCGTTTTCTTAACTGGAGCAGGAGTTTCTACAGCTTCAGGAATTCCAGATTATCGGTCAAAACAAGGAATCTATGCTAACGGAAAAAGTCCAGAATATATGTTAAGTCATGATTGCTTGATGAATGAACCAGAAGCCTTTCATGACTTTGTAGTGAAAAATTTATATTTTCCAGATGCTAAGCCAAATGTAATTCATCGAAAAATGGCAGCACTCGCTAATGAAGGTAAGGCAATTGTAATTACGCAAAATGTGGATAATCTTTACCGTAAAGCAGGAATAGATCCTACAAAATTAATTGAGTTCCATGGAAATCTTTATGATGTATATTGCCAAAAGTGTAAGCAAAACGTTGATTGGCATGAATTTATAAAAGATATACATCATCAAAATTGTGGCGGAATTTTACGTAGTCATGTAGTCCTATATGATGAAGGAATAGATCCACAAAATATCACTAAATCAATTCAAGCATTGAGATCTGCTGATTTAATTGTGATTGTAGGAACAAGTTTTGTAGTTTATCCATTTGCAGGACTATTACAATATCGAAATCCACATTCAAAAGTAATAGCAATTAATAAGGAACCAATTAATATTCCATCGAATGGAATGATGATTGTTAACGATGCAGTGAAAGAATTTGCACAAGTAACTGATTAA
- a CDS encoding IpaB/EvcA family protein, with translation MIEPTLNDTVKKLIKKAEEIQPNGIDIQYHDEKSGFVRHDQAQHYLRNGKLVIDVLDQTDVNYVVSHELLHFMLMFEKLPQISFNLESEHPNLDKKYVATGMELYDILMHFFVYQQQRELGLINKEIEELYFKGILAVLKPEPKDSKDEWMVLRTVNVLDALVFFKDNQEEILPKLRELYPKATAQAEKLYQVITTKPLDSAFNVHRAIVKLYKDFDKALESYGLYGMNLTTYVSLTPVLSKRQLRLDVRQLFEIFHTDLKENLQFKTAYVGRMKNDQQNAFVISEPQGNDQQKARKFREIYEMPVGEYLDSIGVPFIVR, from the coding sequence ATGATCGAACCAACATTAAATGACACTGTCAAAAAATTAATTAAAAAGGCAGAAGAAATTCAACCAAATGGTATTGATATTCAATATCATGACGAAAAGTCAGGATTTGTTAGACATGACCAAGCACAACATTATTTAAGAAATGGAAAACTAGTGATTGATGTTTTAGATCAAACAGATGTAAATTATGTCGTATCACATGAATTGTTACATTTTATGTTAATGTTTGAAAAGTTACCACAAATTTCATTTAATTTGGAAAGTGAACATCCTAACTTAGATAAGAAATACGTTGCAACTGGAATGGAATTATATGATATTTTAATGCATTTCTTTGTTTATCAACAACAACGTGAATTAGGATTAATTAATAAAGAAATTGAAGAATTATATTTTAAAGGAATATTGGCAGTTCTTAAACCAGAACCTAAAGATTCAAAAGATGAATGGATGGTATTACGGACTGTGAATGTTTTAGATGCATTGGTTTTCTTTAAAGATAATCAAGAAGAGATCTTGCCTAAGTTACGTGAACTATATCCTAAAGCTACAGCGCAAGCGGAAAAATTATATCAGGTTATTACAACTAAGCCTTTAGATTCAGCATTTAATGTTCATCGAGCAATTGTAAAGTTATATAAGGACTTTGATAAAGCATTAGAAAGCTATGGATTATATGGAATGAATTTAACGACCTATGTTTCTTTGACACCTGTTTTGAGTAAACGACAATTACGATTAGATGTGCGTCAATTATTTGAAATATTCCATACAGATTTAAAAGAAAATCTTCAATTTAAAACCGCATATGTTGGACGAATGAAAAATGACCAACAAAATGCTTTTGTTATTAGTGAACCGCAAGGAAACGATCAACAAAAAGCTCGGAAATTCCGTGAAATATACGAAATGCCAGTAGGTGAGTATTTAGATTCAATTGGAGTACCATTTATTGTACGATAG
- a CDS encoding hydroxymethylglutaryl-CoA reductase, degradative produces the protein MRGFGKYYRKTWEERLAILRDTFYLDDNDIAEIEHVSGNGEIGDTMVENFITQFEIPEGLGLNYVVNGKEYLVPMVTEEPSVIAAASNGARLVKAGGGFNAEVKSRLMLGQIVIENITDVDELVRKIKADQEHLLKVANDAHPSIVRRGGGARWLRTRILANDLLSVDLAVDVQEAMGANMLNTMLEAVANEIQCTYHQDVLMSIMSNYATESLVTTKARIPVSELAKENISGEEVALKIQQASRLAQLDPYRATTNNKGIMNGVDAVTIASGNDWRAIEAGSHAYAARDGQYKGLSQWYFEDGILIGELTLPLPVGSVGGSIKIVPLVKINHKLFKAKDAKELSMIIASVGLGQNLAALYALVTDGIQRGHMRLQLKSLAVSVGAKQDEISKLVNLLEKNKKRDSASARELLEKLRREEL, from the coding sequence ATGCGTGGATTTGGAAAATATTATCGCAAGACTTGGGAAGAACGACTTGCGATTTTAAGAGATACATTTTATTTAGATGATAATGATATAGCTGAAATCGAACACGTTTCTGGAAATGGTGAAATCGGAGATACAATGGTTGAAAATTTCATTACACAGTTTGAAATTCCTGAAGGATTAGGATTAAATTATGTAGTTAATGGCAAGGAGTATCTTGTTCCTATGGTTACAGAAGAACCTTCAGTTATTGCCGCTGCTAGTAATGGAGCTCGCTTAGTAAAAGCAGGCGGTGGCTTTAATGCAGAAGTTAAATCAAGATTAATGCTTGGCCAAATTGTAATTGAAAATATAACTGATGTAGATGAATTAGTGCGTAAAATTAAAGCTGATCAAGAACACTTATTGAAAGTAGCAAATGATGCTCATCCATCTATTGTGCGTCGTGGTGGTGGTGCTCGATGGTTAAGAACACGGATTTTAGCAAATGATTTATTATCAGTAGATTTGGCAGTTGATGTACAGGAAGCAATGGGAGCTAACATGTTGAATACTATGTTAGAGGCAGTTGCAAATGAAATTCAATGTACCTATCACCAAGATGTTTTAATGAGTATTATGTCAAATTATGCAACTGAAAGTTTAGTGACAACTAAAGCAAGAATACCGGTATCTGAATTAGCAAAAGAAAATATTAGTGGCGAAGAAGTCGCTCTTAAAATTCAACAGGCAAGCCGGTTAGCGCAATTGGACCCATATAGAGCAACTACTAATAATAAGGGAATTATGAATGGTGTGGATGCTGTTACTATTGCTAGTGGAAACGATTGGCGGGCAATTGAAGCAGGTTCACATGCATATGCAGCACGTGACGGTCAATATAAAGGATTAAGTCAGTGGTATTTTGAAGATGGAATTTTAATTGGTGAATTAACATTACCTTTACCAGTGGGATCTGTTGGTGGATCTATTAAAATTGTTCCATTAGTAAAAATTAATCATAAATTATTTAAAGCCAAAGACGCAAAAGAACTTTCAATGATAATTGCTAGTGTCGGTCTTGGACAAAATCTTGCTGCTTTATATGCATTAGTTACTGACGGAATTCAACGTGGACATATGCGATTACAATTAAAAAGTTTAGCCGTTTCAGTTGGTGCTAAACAAGATGAAATCAGCAAATTAGTTAATTTGCTAGAGAAAAACAAAAAACGAGATTCTGCAAGTGCTCGTGAATTACTTGAAAAGTTACGAAGGGAAGAATTATGA
- a CDS encoding substrate-binding periplasmic protein, producing MKKHLNIFFALIALIICLFSTQSLVQAADDQLEIGMVQRKPDCYSQNHKLVGFNVELAKKLGKQMHKNVKIKTYSNQDKLLKAFKNKKIDLALGIAKGTTNLKYQTKPVLYIQNIVFSTHKINNLSKLKNKTVGILQENGSQEFLNNNQIKTIYFKNANQLIRALDKKQIDAAMLNAYQYSEYLNKHPLRSYNNSNNQSIPNQFYKIDDINILSQQIIAISNSRKLANQVSHAIDQLRIATTLTELSTKYYYYNYAFQ from the coding sequence TTGAAAAAACATTTAAATATATTCTTTGCGCTAATTGCTTTAATCATCTGTTTATTTAGCACTCAATCACTTGTTCAAGCAGCTGATGATCAATTAGAAATCGGAATGGTTCAAAGGAAACCAGATTGTTATTCTCAAAATCATAAATTAGTTGGGTTTAATGTTGAATTAGCAAAGAAATTAGGCAAACAAATGCATAAAAATGTTAAAATCAAAACCTATAGTAATCAAGACAAATTACTTAAAGCTTTTAAAAATAAAAAAATTGATTTAGCACTAGGAATTGCTAAAGGTACAACTAATTTAAAATATCAAACTAAACCAGTTTTATATATTCAAAATATAGTTTTTAGTACCCATAAAATTAATAATTTATCTAAATTAAAAAATAAGACAGTTGGAATATTACAAGAAAATGGTAGTCAAGAATTTTTAAATAATAACCAAATTAAAACAATTTATTTCAAAAACGCCAACCAATTAATTCGTGCTTTAGATAAAAAACAAATTGATGCAGCTATGTTAAATGCATACCAATATTCAGAATATTTAAATAAACATCCATTGCGAAGTTACAATAACAGCAATAATCAATCCATTCCAAATCAATTTTATAAAATTGATGATATAAATATTTTGAGTCAACAAATTATTGCTATTAGTAATTCTCGCAAATTAGCTAATCAAGTGTCTCATGCAATTGATCAGCTTCGCATAGCAACTACGTTAACTGAATTATCTACTAAATATTATTATTATAATTATGCATTTCAATAA
- a CDS encoding VIT1/CCC1 transporter family protein, whose amino-acid sequence MKNKKTMTLAQKINILRAAVMGANDGILSVAGIVLGVAGASTSNFAIFISGIAGMLAGTVSMAMGEYVSVNAEKDSQKQAIENEKLALKDNYDGEVDYVRQKYLKKGIKPTLVEKAVTEMMNENALKTMVRERYGFNLGEFTSPYAAAIVSMISFPLGSILPLCSISFFPRSIKVVGTFIAVIFALAVTGFSAARLSHANKLHGTVRNVISGVITMLVTYGIGSLFGH is encoded by the coding sequence ATGAAGAATAAAAAAACAATGACACTTGCACAAAAAATAAATATTTTACGTGCTGCGGTCATGGGGGCAAATGATGGAATTTTATCAGTTGCTGGGATTGTTTTAGGTGTTGCTGGAGCTTCCACAAGTAATTTTGCAATTTTTATTTCAGGAATTGCCGGGATGCTTGCTGGAACTGTTTCAATGGCAATGGGTGAGTATGTTTCTGTTAATGCGGAAAAAGATTCTCAAAAGCAAGCCATCGAAAATGAGAAATTAGCTTTAAAAGATAATTATGATGGCGAAGTAGATTATGTTAGACAAAAGTATTTGAAAAAGGGAATCAAACCAACGCTAGTTGAAAAAGCAGTAACTGAAATGATGAACGAAAATGCTTTAAAAACAATGGTACGTGAACGTTATGGCTTTAATTTAGGTGAATTTACAAGTCCATATGCAGCTGCTATTGTATCAATGATTTCATTTCCATTAGGGTCAATCTTACCATTATGTTCAATTTCTTTCTTTCCACGTTCAATTAAAGTGGTTGGGACATTTATTGCAGTTATTTTTGCACTGGCAGTAACTGGTTTTAGCGCTGCACGATTAAGTCATGCAAATAAATTACATGGTACAGTTCGAAATGTTATTTCAGGAGTAATTACAATGCTAGTTACATACGGCATTGGTAGTTTATTTGGACATTAA